The following proteins come from a genomic window of Bartonella apihabitans:
- a CDS encoding type II toxin-antitoxin system RatA family toxin translates to MPKFNTQRKVQHTDLEMFNLVSDVERYPEFLPMCESLNVRSSEERGNKTLLTADMTVGYKMIRETFTTQVLLDKEERRIDVRYIDGPFRYLENRWIFNPLEDGKSCEVEFYIDYEFKSRMLGMLMGAMFDIAFKRFTEAFEMRADKIYGAAEA, encoded by the coding sequence CAAAATTTAATACCCAGCGGAAAGTTCAGCATACCGATCTCGAGATGTTCAATCTTGTTTCGGATGTTGAACGATATCCCGAATTTTTGCCAATGTGTGAATCCCTCAACGTTCGCTCGAGCGAAGAGAGGGGAAATAAAACCCTGCTTACTGCCGATATGACAGTTGGCTATAAAATGATCAGGGAAACTTTCACGACGCAGGTTCTTTTGGATAAAGAAGAGCGGCGTATTGATGTTCGTTATATTGACGGGCCATTCCGCTACCTTGAAAACCGCTGGATATTCAACCCCCTTGAAGATGGCAAATCATGCGAAGTCGAATTCTATATTGATTACGAGTTTAAAAGCCGGATGCTTGGCATGCTTATGGGCGCTATGTTCGATATAGCATTCAAGCGTTTTACCGAAGCTTTCGAGATGCGGGCAGACAAGATTTACGGGGCGGCAGAGGCCTGA